ATTATTGTTTAATGTGACTCTAAAGAGACATACATGTTATGccaaatatgtatattttattgtaatcattAAAGTACAAATCTTACAAGTGAAATATGGCATTGATTGTTAATTtggaaattatgtattttacatattattttagttacaaTGGCTACATTATTATGCTATTGTTCTTGTTTTAAGTATAACATTAAAATGCTTACATAtgctatcaaaataaaaaatatgtaatattttataTCTAAATCTTTTACTCATTTTCCTTTTCCTATTTTCTTAATAAAGCATGTCCTACTTACAATATCTATAGATTACAATAACAATAGAACATATTCTATTTTCCTTCTGcaaggtgttaggtaaatgggtatatgagccgacactagcccatgttaacatgggcatataaatggtatggtgaagtcagaaatttgatattagtccagtcaaattaaaCATGacccctgcaataattcgcatacagctgaaaattggcacgaatgttcggagcaccattatgaattaactgtgaaaagtccctaTCGATatgacatgtgctaaaaaaaatattcaaggtcaaactaaaaaaatacgggtttttgagattttcagccaaacggtaagttttatcacaaaaatatgtatgacaaggtttaagaccatacaattatctatcaaaattgtctatacactttctcctaagagtcagcgtttctgagattcgatgatccgaagagtcaaaaaagtgttattttcataacggtcttacacttaaatccaatgtgatatcgcctcgtgccacgacttagcattgtatcatgatgtgttgtcgacgtcgaatataaaatgatcaacctcagTGTGGTCTGTCATctataattatcgaaaaatgggtacaactttgacgaaggactgcaccgtgagtttctaagatacgaagttttcgtgtcgaTTATGTTTAaaagctcttatatgcacacgtcactattCCATttataactctatggtcactcttttagcccaaccaagttagacagtccagattataataattcgcatagagctgaaaatttgtgtgaatgttgagaacaccatcctaaatgaaatgtcaaaagtccccgactttccgtcattaaaaaaaaaagttttcgaagtcccaagtttattacattttttggccaagtagtaaacttatcataaaaatagataagaaataatagtagatcataaaattatctattaaaattgtctttacccctttttcctaagaatCACCGgttatgaggtagaacgattcaaaaagttagttaagatgttctcgttatacgcacatgtttccacaacacctatgagggttatttggcgcatttttttaccaggtttccccagtaggccttttttaagatgtatttgttacCCTGTtaaattcaaaactattttaatagagttgaagttgtggacttgtggagtacttaacagaatgcgaattctccaactttttgcatcgttaccacatacacggtgactcttaggaaaaaggggcaaagacaattttaatagataattttatgatctactactatttcttatcatttcttatgataagtttactgtttggcggaaaaatgcaaaaaacttggacttcgtaattttttttttcaaatgacggatcgttggggacttttgacatttcatttaggatggtgttctcaacattcacacaaattttgaGCTCtttgcgaattattataacctggattttctgacttgaccgggctaaaagagtgaccatagagttacaagtagagtggtgacgtgtgcatataagagctcttaaacataatagacaagaaaacttcgtatcttagaaactcacggtgcaatCCTTTGTctaagttgcaaacatttttttgacaattaaagatgacaaacgacattgaggttgatcattttatattcgatgtcgacaacacatcatgatacaatgctgagtcgtgccacgaggcgatatcacattggatttaagtgtaagaccgttatgaaaataacacttttttgactcttcggatcatcgaatctcagaaacgctgactcttaggagaaagtgtatagacaattttgatagataatggtatggtcttaaaccttgtcatacatatttttgtgataaaacttaccgtttggctgaaaatctcaaaaacccgtatttttttagtttgaccttgaattttttttttagcacatgtcggatcgatggggacttttcacagttaattcataatggtgctccgaacattcgtaccaattttcagctgtatgcgaattattgcagggttcatgtctaatttgactggactatatcatcatttcaatttttttaattttcatacaaaataaattgtataagatccgatttgtatgaaaattaaaataattaaaatgaagatatcaattttctgacttcaccacaccatttatatgaccatgttaacatgggctagtgtcggctcatatacccatttacctaacaccctgtataaaaatctgcaatcacaattatttattagtatagattctggAAGACCTTTGTCTattatgcataaacaacaaACTTAACCCCACCGACCACTCTCCAAAGGTCTTTGTATCCCTTTGAAACCTCTTGCTAAAATAAATTTTTCGGATGACTCAGATCTGCTTGCTTTTGGTTTGAGTATTTTGATGCTCTTATAAAACCTTTCTAAGTCCATTTCTAATATAGGAACTTCCTTTCCATCCCAGACTTTAAAGAGCAAATTGCCATCAATTTTTGTCACTAATGCTGCAAATCTTATGGCCATATAACATAGTCCAATAATTCTGTCTTTGTCCAGTTCTCTGACCCCAGTAGCACTGGGTGCCATATCTGAGAGAACAACATCCACTTTCTTGCCTCCAAGTAATTCTACTACTCTGTCATGAGCACCTATTGTAGAGAAGTCCATGTTGCTCAAGATAGTTGCTCCCTGCAAATAGTGGATGAATTTTAAATGGTAACATAATCTATAaggacaaataaaattaaatagttgTTAGTTACCTCAATAGGAAATATTTGTAACTTGTCAATAGCCAGCACAGACCCTCTTGGTTTTGTTGGTTCAGCACCGTCAGCATTAGTTTTTTGTACAGCAACTTGGGTCCATGAGCCTGGAGCAGCACCAAGATCCACCACAGTCAGCCCAGGTGTGAGAATATTGGTTTTTTCGTTCATTTCCAATAGTTTAAACGCACTCCGACATCTAAAATGAACATagtaaatgaatttaaataaggaagtttaaaaatataattactacATAGTTATGGCTATAGCCTTAACAAGTTAAGTAATTAAGTTACGTACCTGTAGTTATAGATTTTAGCTTTTTCCACGTAGGGGTCAGCTTTTTGACGACTTAACCATTGTTGTGAACTTTTCAATCTCTTCAAACACTTGACTAGGAAACACATTCTTGCAAAATTGAATGTTTTGCTCTCAAGAAAATGTCTCGATAACATCTTAATACTTAAAAAATGAAGCCTTTATCTACGTAAGAGTccttttttttacatatttcttCTGTAACTCTCTAATTTAAAGCttaaagttaatttaaatttaagctttacaaaataaaaatgtatcccTCCCTCAGTTCACGAAATTTTTTGACAATTATAtggttttgacagttttaattttaatttttttttaatagaagttTTACGGCTTTGGTTATATATCCATTTTAATTACTTGTCCACAGAATAAGATGCATGCCATGCCATGCCGATACCTGCCGATACATAAATGAAATGCCATTATCCTAATAGCCAGTAATAGCCATTCACATCGTGATAGTGcgattcttcttcttctgtgtGGCCTaggtattaataattttcaactcGAATATTAGGCGGCCAAGCCGCAacaaaaaacaagaaaaaacaaaatgtcaatgtcattcaTTTGCAAAAAAAGTtgttgtttgttttcttttggcggtattttatttacgaaATAAATTCTTTAAATGGAGTAAACAAAAAggaaattaatttacttttaaagtaTATGTTATACAAAACAATCAAATCAAAGGATATTCCCCTTCAAGACATGAAAATTTTCGTGCGTTCGGCGCTTAACCTAAAAGAGAGATTACgattttgtaattattacagTAGCGAGCTTTTAATTAGTAAACGCGAAAAGTCTGATACcatgaaatatttaaatgttGCTGAAAAAAATGATGCAGCTAAAAACATTGCATTACATCTATCCCGGGGAACTTCGCGACGGGTACGTAAAATATAAACAAACCTAAAAATTTACTACAAATACATTCTAATAAATATGTTCTATTAATACTTTACAATTTCAGCGAGAGGGGCTTTCCCAATACAACAAGATCTATGAATTTGAAGCGGATGTTAGGGGTCAAAAGTGCCAAATGGTGATGACATCAGTTTCAGGTCATCTTCTAGCTTTAGAATTTGTTGGTGCATACAAAAATTGGCAATCTTGTAATCCCCTGACTTTGTTTGATGCACCGGTATTTAAATACTGTCCAGACAATTATGAAAAAATTAAGGTAAACTCTATTTTGTTCTACTTCTTGGCTGTCTTTCTTATTGTCCTAATTTTGAGTTAATATTAATTCCAGAAAACTTTAGAAAGAGAAATCAAAAGCTGCCAAGGTCTCATAATATGGACAGATTGTGACAGAGAAGGTGAAAATATAGGTTTTGAGATAATTCAAGTTTGTACAGCAGCTAAGCAGAACATACAGGTGTTCCGGGCAAAATTCTCAGAAATCACTGCAGTATCAGTGCGTAGAGCTTTGCATAACCTAGAGCATCCAAATAAGAATGTCAGCGATGCAGTTGATGTAAGACAAGAGCTGGATTTAAGGATAGGTAAGTCTTATTGACATAGTCTCAAAACCTATTTTTTTCTATGGGGAATCTTATTATCATGTGGGCCAAAGATTAACAGAGAGAATTCCATATGACATAAGTCTGTCTTTAGCACCTTATTTCATATTGCTTCATAAGTCATTTATaggacaaatcaaatattttttaagtttttcttaaATATAGTTGACTATGTTAACAAGCACATAACAGTAGCAATACATAGGTGCCaatacattaattaaattaaaacctattattattattataactattcCAGGTGCTGCATTTACAAGATTCCAGACGCTAAGGCTTCAAAAAGTCTTCCCCAGTAAGTTGGCAGAGAGCCTAGTAAGCTATGGCTCCTGTCAGTTTCCAACACTGGGCTTTGTGGTTGAGAGGTACAGAGCAGTTGAGAACTTTGTTGCAGAACCATTCTGGAAAATTAAAGGTGAGACTTACATACTGTCTGTGagagaaaacaaaaagttaaaaaaaagaattgtgGTTACAGAAATTTCTCCTATCATGTTTATTCATTTTCAGTTCTCTCTTTTCATTgtctacattttatattaagctgcattagttttattttattaatttggttCACCAACTGTTAATTACATCAATACTGCCATACATCTTGACAAAAGTGGGTACAAGTTCAGTTGGTGCAACCTTGGATGTTTTTTGTGGTCAATGTTATTTCTTATTATATTACAGTAAATCACACAATGAATAATTTGAGTGTAGATTTTGCATGGGATAGAATACGGCTATTCGACAGAGATGCATGTCAAGTTTTACATGACATCTGCTTGGAGAACTCTCAAGCTAAAGTGTGTGATGTCAAAACTAAACCAAAGTCCAAGTGGAGACCTCTACCTCTAGATACAGTTGTAAGTATCCCCACTATATTCTTAAAATTAGTAATTgctaaattgtataaaaaatattagtgtAACTAAGTTACCCTTCATGTCTAAtgaataagcctaggcgcagaccatcgatttttcgtcgggcagttgatcagtatgggcatttatggaagtgcgcacattacacagaTTTGATTTGTCCGATtcgtcatacaatttaaaatcgggcacaactatcggccaactaaaaatcggtggtctgcgcctagtctaagcgTAGGCGACACGCGACAGCGACAGCTCGGCGACTAGACGCAACGACAGGctgctttcatacattttcgaCGCCGTGACTGACGCTAAGTGTGCGAAGCTTTGAACACAAAATAATAtatatgtcatagtcaaaggtcgatatgcagtctcttcgcggaatgactggtctatcctaggtttgaccaaggccttcaggcaaaccccgaagtgaattcttatttcggcctttgactaagtcaaacctagaagtgcctaaacagttcagtcaaacgtcgaaactaaaataatctgttttgggctttgcctagtcaatcctagaaacgactggcagactcgatcaaaagtagacggcaaatagaaaaccagccaagtgcgagtcggattcgCTCACAGAGGGTTGCGTGCGACTTTGATGTTGTAtgggattttattttaattttgtgatttatttttaaagtagatACTTATTGcaactaaatattatgtgaatatttcaagGGTTCACCAATTTACGTTCTAATATCGAGCAGAAAACTGCAAAAAGTCACGTTTGCTGTATGGAAGCCTCCCTtaaatattaagtattttattgaatttatttatttttaaagtgaataaaaaactaaatatttagaGAATGATTCATGAGATAAGAGTCTGGTGACAGATAACATTTAGCGAAGTCATAGTAATAGGGTcccgttttaactttttttttatccacaacgaggaagctcttggcctgtatctcacctgatggtaagtgacgatcaggccgaaggtggaagcgagcttcacccggaatcctcaaccacagagggattggctatcttacctctaactgccggaacacaacaatactgttaacattgttgttatggcgacagacttaggtaagatggtggtagctagccaggcggacttggaacaagccctaccaccaaccaaaccgaacagaaaattctgcccccactgggaatcgaacccgggacctctgcgtcggaatcaggtggtctaaccactagaccacagaggcggttaaactcTTTATTCTTTAAGCCTTAACCTTAAAGTTTAAggtaacagaaccctaaaaattagtaatttcaaGATCGGTCTAGAAACACTGACATACAACCGCAGTAAATAAgtttagttactcgtaccttcacctaaaAAGATGTTCAACGTGCGCGTGAAAACCGACCGTAATGCAATAAGTTCGAGATC
This window of the Ostrinia nubilalis chromosome 9, ilOstNubi1.1, whole genome shotgun sequence genome carries:
- the LOC135075003 gene encoding rRNA methyltransferase 2, mitochondrial — translated: MLSRHFLESKTFNFARMCFLVKCLKRLKSSQQWLSRQKADPYVEKAKIYNYRCRSAFKLLEMNEKTNILTPGLTVVDLGAAPGSWTQVAVQKTNADGAEPTKPRGSVLAIDKLQIFPIEGATILSNMDFSTIGAHDRVVELLGGKKVDVVLSDMAPSATGVRELDKDRIIGLCYMAIRFAALVTKIDGNLLFKVWDGKEVPILEMDLERFYKSIKILKPKASRSESSEKFILARGFKGIQRPLESGRWG